From Anopheles darlingi chromosome 2, idAnoDarlMG_H_01, whole genome shotgun sequence, the proteins below share one genomic window:
- the LOC125948694 gene encoding uncharacterized protein KIAA0513 isoform X2: MDMSAPLTNFPRHPRLGGQRNGSNTVMTADAMRESTVDSEAASASLANGSGRERRTDGGPDSPRDATTNRIRTFMGRTPSAIKSKFLSVLGNSTEIINGISNKIDAALSLTSSSDTETTANRNQMKVDDMLRRKYESSNMKHPDDARGEHQIDYELRRAKERRAHEEVLSGRYRNPAFSHLLPHASTPPQPVPKPSPAIPATFERPERPPSHSISGDLSHSNYSNASYSLESKSPQPPSGPAPRLLMADLDGELMVPIRPTTATVIATPEPIAGTMMRDFSQTVREPPMGIPSSASTSDNESCAFSGTLESSELRMWIRSESENSVPSWASSISLDSQSEEAVLDFMKRFVRILFHDSGSVTLQLKSDFGQYARTETGRLWFSRLVNAQRAKTKRVDESTFYSLIQYFAIVLFECAESEDFSPAKTLMNMCFTFYHDIDVPGCDPYREYLYTYLRDQPIWQTLRFWNAAFFDALQTERKHRPVPPTTTKHLTGKPSPTKPEPVANDEGQPGTTLTVPEMERSSSTSACDRTDPAELQEDKHYHQNLSFGQLGSFTCNMHAFGLSRELCNEFLVKQAVIANLSPEQQKLLQDNVDRMYRETDPWREN, from the exons ATGGATATGTCCGCTCCGTTAACTAACTTCCCTCGGCACCCTCGGCTGGGTggtcaacggaatggaagcAACACGGTCATGACAGCGGACGCCATGCGCGAATCGACCGTTGACAGTGAAGCAGCAAGTGCCTCCCTGGCAAACGGGTCTGGGCGCGAGCGGCGCACGGATGGCGGTCCCGATAGCCCGCGAGATGCGACCACCAATCGGATTCGAACATTTATGGGCCGCACACCGAGTGCCATCAAGTCCAAGTTTCTGTCCGTGCTCGGCAACAGCACCGAGATCATTAATGGTATCTCCAATAAG ATCGATGCCGCCCTCAGCCTTACGTCGTCCTCCGATACGGAAACGACGGCCAACCGCAACCAGATGAAGGTGGACGATATGCTGCGCCGGAAGTATGAATCCTCCAACATGAAGCATCCCG ACGATGCCCGGGGCGAGCATCAGATTGACTACGAGCTGCGCCGGGCCAAAGAGCGACGTGCCCATGAGGAAGTGTTGTCGGGCCGTTACCGGAATCCTGCCTTCTCGCACC TGCTGCCACAtgccagcacaccaccacaaccggtgCCAAAGCCATCGCCGGCAATACCGGCTACGTTCGAACGTCCAGAACGGCCACCATCGCACAGCATCAGTGGTGACCTTAGCCATAGCAACTACAGCAATGCCTCGTACTCTCTGGAATCGAAATCACCACAACCGCCCTCCGGTCCCGCACCGCGACTGTTAATGGCGGACCTGGACGGTGAGCTGATGGTTCCGATTCGaccgacgacagcgacagtcATCGCCACACCGGAGCCGATTGCTGGGACGATGATGCGGGACTTTAGCCAGACCGTACGAGAGCCACCGATGG GTATTCCGAGCAGCGCCTCAACAAGTGACAATGAGTCGTGCGCCTTCAGCGGCACGCTCGAATCGTCCGAGCTGCGAATGTGGATCCGATCGGAGTCGGAGAACTCGGTACCGTCGTGGGCATCGTCCATCAGTCTCGACAGCCAGTCGGAGGAGGCGGTGCTTGACTTTATGAAGCGTTTCGTCCGAATACTCTTCCACGACAGTGGCAGCGTGACACTGCAGCTAAAGTCGGACTTTGGCCAGTACGCACGG ACGGAGACGGGCCGGCTATGGTTTTCCCGTCTAGTGAACGCGCAACGAGCCAAGACGAAGCGCGTCGACGAGTCTACGTTCTACTCGCTGATACAGTACTTTGCGATTGTGCTGTTCGAGTGTGCGGAAAGCGAGGACTTCTCTCCGGCCAAAACTCTTATGAACATGTGCTTTACCTTCTACCATGATA TTGACGTTCCGGGCTGTGATCCTTACCGGGAGTATCTGTACACGTATCTGCGTGACCAGCCAATCTGGCAAACGCTGCGTTTCTGGAATGCGGCCTTTTTCGATGCGCTGCAAACGGAGCGCAAACACCGGCCGGTGCCTCCAACAACGACGAAGCACCTCACCGGGAAACCCTCTCCGACCAAACCGGAGCCGGTGGCGAATGATGAAGGGCAACCGGGGACCACTTTGACCGTGCCGGAAATGGAACGTTCCTCATCGACAAGTGCGTGTGATCGGACTGATCCGGCTGAGCTTCAGGAAGACAAACACTACCATCAGAACCTAAGCTTCGGGCAGCTAGG AAGCTTTACCTGCAACATGCACGCATTTGGCTTATCCCGGGAGCTGTGCAACGAGTTTCTTGTAAAGCAAGCCGTTATCGCTAACCTATCACCAG AGCAACAAAAACTGCTTCAAGACAACGTCGATCGCATGTACCGGGAGACGGATCCATGGCGGGAAAATTAA
- the LOC125948694 gene encoding uncharacterized protein KIAA0513 isoform X1, whose protein sequence is MDMSAPLTNFPRHPRLGGQRNGSNTVMTADAMRESTVDSEAASASLANGSGRERRTDGGPDSPRDATTNRIRTFMGRTPSAIKSKFLSVLGNSTEIINGISNKIDAALSLTSSSDTETTANRNQMKVDDMLRRKYESSNMKHPGWYALPDGDGSSVVSFDDARGEHQIDYELRRAKERRAHEEVLSGRYRNPAFSHLLPHASTPPQPVPKPSPAIPATFERPERPPSHSISGDLSHSNYSNASYSLESKSPQPPSGPAPRLLMADLDGELMVPIRPTTATVIATPEPIAGTMMRDFSQTVREPPMGIPSSASTSDNESCAFSGTLESSELRMWIRSESENSVPSWASSISLDSQSEEAVLDFMKRFVRILFHDSGSVTLQLKSDFGQYARTETGRLWFSRLVNAQRAKTKRVDESTFYSLIQYFAIVLFECAESEDFSPAKTLMNMCFTFYHDIDVPGCDPYREYLYTYLRDQPIWQTLRFWNAAFFDALQTERKHRPVPPTTTKHLTGKPSPTKPEPVANDEGQPGTTLTVPEMERSSSTSACDRTDPAELQEDKHYHQNLSFGQLGSFTCNMHAFGLSRELCNEFLVKQAVIANLSPEQQKLLQDNVDRMYRETDPWREN, encoded by the exons ATGGATATGTCCGCTCCGTTAACTAACTTCCCTCGGCACCCTCGGCTGGGTggtcaacggaatggaagcAACACGGTCATGACAGCGGACGCCATGCGCGAATCGACCGTTGACAGTGAAGCAGCAAGTGCCTCCCTGGCAAACGGGTCTGGGCGCGAGCGGCGCACGGATGGCGGTCCCGATAGCCCGCGAGATGCGACCACCAATCGGATTCGAACATTTATGGGCCGCACACCGAGTGCCATCAAGTCCAAGTTTCTGTCCGTGCTCGGCAACAGCACCGAGATCATTAATGGTATCTCCAATAAG ATCGATGCCGCCCTCAGCCTTACGTCGTCCTCCGATACGGAAACGACGGCCAACCGCAACCAGATGAAGGTGGACGATATGCTGCGCCGGAAGTATGAATCCTCCAACATGAAGCATCCCGGTTGGTATGCCCTtcccgatggcgatggcagtTCCGTAGTTTCGTTTG ACGATGCCCGGGGCGAGCATCAGATTGACTACGAGCTGCGCCGGGCCAAAGAGCGACGTGCCCATGAGGAAGTGTTGTCGGGCCGTTACCGGAATCCTGCCTTCTCGCACC TGCTGCCACAtgccagcacaccaccacaaccggtgCCAAAGCCATCGCCGGCAATACCGGCTACGTTCGAACGTCCAGAACGGCCACCATCGCACAGCATCAGTGGTGACCTTAGCCATAGCAACTACAGCAATGCCTCGTACTCTCTGGAATCGAAATCACCACAACCGCCCTCCGGTCCCGCACCGCGACTGTTAATGGCGGACCTGGACGGTGAGCTGATGGTTCCGATTCGaccgacgacagcgacagtcATCGCCACACCGGAGCCGATTGCTGGGACGATGATGCGGGACTTTAGCCAGACCGTACGAGAGCCACCGATGG GTATTCCGAGCAGCGCCTCAACAAGTGACAATGAGTCGTGCGCCTTCAGCGGCACGCTCGAATCGTCCGAGCTGCGAATGTGGATCCGATCGGAGTCGGAGAACTCGGTACCGTCGTGGGCATCGTCCATCAGTCTCGACAGCCAGTCGGAGGAGGCGGTGCTTGACTTTATGAAGCGTTTCGTCCGAATACTCTTCCACGACAGTGGCAGCGTGACACTGCAGCTAAAGTCGGACTTTGGCCAGTACGCACGG ACGGAGACGGGCCGGCTATGGTTTTCCCGTCTAGTGAACGCGCAACGAGCCAAGACGAAGCGCGTCGACGAGTCTACGTTCTACTCGCTGATACAGTACTTTGCGATTGTGCTGTTCGAGTGTGCGGAAAGCGAGGACTTCTCTCCGGCCAAAACTCTTATGAACATGTGCTTTACCTTCTACCATGATA TTGACGTTCCGGGCTGTGATCCTTACCGGGAGTATCTGTACACGTATCTGCGTGACCAGCCAATCTGGCAAACGCTGCGTTTCTGGAATGCGGCCTTTTTCGATGCGCTGCAAACGGAGCGCAAACACCGGCCGGTGCCTCCAACAACGACGAAGCACCTCACCGGGAAACCCTCTCCGACCAAACCGGAGCCGGTGGCGAATGATGAAGGGCAACCGGGGACCACTTTGACCGTGCCGGAAATGGAACGTTCCTCATCGACAAGTGCGTGTGATCGGACTGATCCGGCTGAGCTTCAGGAAGACAAACACTACCATCAGAACCTAAGCTTCGGGCAGCTAGG AAGCTTTACCTGCAACATGCACGCATTTGGCTTATCCCGGGAGCTGTGCAACGAGTTTCTTGTAAAGCAAGCCGTTATCGCTAACCTATCACCAG AGCAACAAAAACTGCTTCAAGACAACGTCGATCGCATGTACCGGGAGACGGATCCATGGCGGGAAAATTAA
- the LOC125948717 gene encoding sodium/potassium-transporting ATPase subunit beta-1-like, giving the protein MTDRKRSSQPRIVRTYEFPTKPEKLTLGQYLYDSRDGKILGRTATAWGQLMLFYAAFYTVLAALFAICMQGLLVSLNHEFPKWQLEQSIIGSSPGLSFRPMPADVEQVASIEYVAANKSDVAIWVDLINGFLEPYVDREKLPAGTEQVICDFNRPPPVRKVCAFDVSKLGICTAEQNFGYNRSAPCIFLKLNRIYDWQPDYYDVDELPEDMPNDLITYIKGLNEQERKQVWVSCQELGSAANKTELEVQYSPSRGFPSYYYPYLNQHGYLSPLVAVQFVRPPTKTPITIECRAWAKNILYRGGTRDRRGSLQFTMRID; this is encoded by the exons ATGACGGATCGCAAACGATCCAGCCAACCGCGCATCGTTCGAACGTACGAGTTCCCGACGAAACCGGAGAAGCTGACACTCGGCCAGTACCTGTACGACAGCCGGGATGGCAAAATTCTTGGTCGCACGGCCACTGCCTGGG GTCAACTTATGCTATTCTATGCGGCCTTCTACACCGTGCTGGCCGCACTGTTTGCCATCTGTATGCAGGGTCTACTGGTATCGCTCAACCACGAGTTTCCAAAGTGGCAGCTTGAACAATCTATTATAGGCTCAAGTCCCGGTTTAAGCTTTCGACCCATGCCGGCAGATGTGGAACAAGTCGCTTCGATCGAGTATGTTGCGGCCAATAAATCGGACGTGGCAATATGGGTGGACCTCATCAATGGCTTCTTGGAAC CATATGTCGATCGAGAAAAACTACCAGCCGGTACGGAGCAAGTGATCTGTGACTTCAATAGGCCGCCACCTGTCAGAAAAGTCTGCGCCTTCGACGTTAGCAAGTTGGGAATCTGTACGGCAGAACAAAACTTTGGCTACAATCGATCTGCCCCGTGCATTTTCCTTAAGCTCAACAGA ATCTACGATTGGCAGCCAGATTACTATGATGTTGACGAGCTACCCGAGGACATGCCGAATGATCTCATTACCTACATCAAGGGACTGAACGAACAAGAACGTAAACAGGTATGGGTGTCATGTCAGGAGCTGGGTTCCGCCGCCAACAAGACGGAGCTTGAGGTCCAGTACTCTCCAAGCAGAGGATTTCCGTCGTACTATTATCCGTACCTGAACCAGCATGGTTACTTGAGTCCGCTCGTTGCTGTACAGTTCGTAAGACCGCCAA CTAAAACACCTATCACCATCGAGTGCCGAGCGTGGGCAAAGAACATTTTATACCGCGGGGGAACCAGAGACCGACGGGGTTCCCTGCAGTTTACGATGCGCATTGATTAG